The Etheostoma cragini isolate CJK2018 chromosome 22, CSU_Ecrag_1.0, whole genome shotgun sequence genome segment caaactattcctttaaggtAAATCTTACCAATAAATTTAGGGTTGCAcgatatgaagaaaatattgaattacaattatttttactGATATCGCGATTGCAATATGAGTCACAATATTGGTGGGAATGATcctttttgtatcattattctcattttcattgaaaaatttaaaaagaaaatgattgaagtgcgattttttttttccaaggatctgtaccaaacaaagatttgaTACGATTTGTAGGCcaggacatctctgcagcaccacaatactttattttagaatggttggacacatattttgcctttccCCAATATTGTGCccccctgcgatttggatattgcactagtccatattgcaattttgatgaCATTGcatttaattgtgcagccctagattCATTTAGCAATCCTATTTTGTGCATCAAACATGGCCGCAATAGTTCGGGTTTTCTGTTTCAATCAGACAATGACACAAAGTGCAAAGTGGGATCCATTAAAGGATTTTGGTGATGAAGAACTTCACTGGTCTGTGCAGAGCCCCAAGCTAAACCCCATCCAACATCTTTCGGATGAACTGAACTGCTGACTGTGAGCCGGGCCTCACTGTAGCTCATGTGGCTGAATAAGAGCAAATACCCACAGCCAGCTTGCAAAACATTATGGGAAGCTTTCCATTAAACCAAACGAGTCGAGGGTGTTATATGAGGACAGTGGGGTTAATGTTTGGGTGTCCACATGCTTGTACCACATAGTGTAGTCTTGCATGTAGTCCAGAGCGCTGCggaggatggtctggctagtcccACACAGCGTTCCGGGCAGGGGaataaaaacatgctctggtttattggcatttctttaaaccaatcacaatcgttttgggtggtgctaagcgccggacggagtcatggtgccgctgcaaaactgcctcaagaaggaacttgttttggtggaacatgggtaccttcaaaagttgtttttagtcgtgcaacagaaaactcagaatggacagatagtatagctagctgtcttgatttaacctgcagagatctgaggagcagtcaaccatagtccttataaatcgacaggattttaaaattccaacacaaagaaagcataaGATAACAAAAATCAGGCTAAAAAGAGGATCAGCCGCCGGAATATCGGGCAGCACCGGAGCAGTCCCGTAAGTGGAACGAAGCGCATATGGACCACACGTTGTGCatcagagctgctgctgtttgacaGGTTTGATTTCACACATTATGAAGGCAGCAATAAAAAGGACTCTAGTTATTTAAATTCTCGGCTTCATGATCAAAACTGGATGACAAGCTATTTATGATCAAAGCTAAACCAgcctcattgtttttttcttccagtttgACGGTTAGGAGTGAGGACGAGGCAATACAGAGGACCACTTTTGAGCACAGACCAGAGGGAGCTACTAATTGTGAAGAAACTAGGTAATGGTTAAAGTCTGTCACCCTTCCATGTGCCATTACTGAGAGAATTGCTGTATATGACAGTGAACCAATACATCTATAATTCTTCTATCTTTAAGCCTGAAGCCTACTCTGGATGACGCCCGCTCCTGGCCCATGTCGTTTGAAAAGGTGATGAAAAGTGCAGCGGGTCGTGCCTGCTTCAGGCAGTTCCTGCGGACGGAGTTCAGCGAGGAGAACATGATGTTCTGGCTCGCCTGCGAGGAACTTAAAAAGGAGACCAATAAGACTGTGGTGGAGGAGAAAGTCCGTCAAATATACGAGGACTTCATCTCAATCCTTTCCCCTAAAGAGGTGAGCCACTGAGGCAAGATGTTCTGTAGGATGTTATGACTACATCGATTAAGTGTGGAAATCATTAGAATAATATCATTgtatctttgtgttttgaacGGTTGGACCAATaggtttaataatttaaaagacTTTATTTCGGTCTTTAGGAAACTATGATGGCTGTTTTTGGATCTTACTTGACATCTTACAAACTAAACATCAATTgatcatgaaaataatcatttaggGCTACACTTTACACTCATCTTCATCGTAAATTATTTGTTTCAATAGTCATTACTTATTTGAATTAATCTGTAAATGATTTGAATCGATTCAATTTGTTGAATCAATTTGTGTAAATTACAATGTCAGAAATAAGTACCAAAGTTCCCAGAATGAAAGATTACATTTTGCAACAGGCTATTGATTGTTAATGTCtgacaaacaattaaaaaccaaaagatTGGAAATGATTCGAGATTTTGGGAAATGCCCTCAATTGCTAAAAAGATTGATATTACGGTCACAACTGTGCACTAAGTATAATGCTCGGGGCCAGTAGttgattagcttagcataaagactgggagAATGGAAAATCAGTGTACCAGCAACTCTTAAGTTAAATTGATACAGGTAACAGCACTTTACACTGTACACATTTTTGTTGCCGTAACtataaagatgattttttggggAACAATACACATTCAAAAACTTCTGCTTGAAAACTAGCTTGTACTCTATGCATCTTCTTggagtaaaaaattaaaataaaacatttggaaatATTCTGGCTGGGAGGCGGCCAGCAGAATTTGAGTGCGTACATACCCTTTAATTTTCTGTCAGATTAATCAACATATCATGTTAGTTCCATACGGTGTCTTTACGTGTAAGAGAGCTTCCATCTTTTACCTGCTCATCTTCTCCAGGTCAGTTTGGACTCTCGTGTTCGAGAAGTGATAAACCGCAACATGCTGGAGCCGACCTCGCACACGTTTGAAGACGCTCAGCAGCAAATCTACACGCTGATGCAGAGAGACTCGTACCCCCGCTTCATAAACTCGTCTGAGTATGCAGATCTGCTGAAGAGCCTGGAGGAGCCTCCCCCCGAGCCATAGACCTTCCACTGCCACACCTAGCTTTTCTTAACGGCGCATGCGTCCCATCCGAAAGAGTCTTGTGTTCCTGTTGGAGTCATGCTAtatagagaaagacagacaggaaaatgAACACTACTCAAAAACGGTCTTTATCCAGCTGTTAAATGCGGTTTATTCACCCATGATTAGCTTACCAAAACACTTGGAgcaaacaagaacaaatgtTTGGTCCAGCATAAGTTACTTGTTTGAAAGCAtatctatatttttatatattccCTAGCGCTTGACATTGCACTTTTCTACCTTATTTAATGAGGGAAAGCATGCATCTGTGAGCACCGCATTTGTATTTAGGTATATAGTGAGCCTTAATACATATCCAGTTCTTGTAGAAACTAATAGGTTTTATTTAACAGCAATTTAAGAAGAAGGAAAGTGCCTTGGAATAAGATCTTCTACACTAGCACCTTTGGTCTAACATGAATGGTGCGACAATGACGTCATATGTTGGTGCTTTCAGCTCTTCTCAAAGATCAAAGTTTTTACAACTAGATGAGCTGATAATACCTGGGAATAGattttgtctgtgtttcaaTACTGTGATATTAgtcatattatatttaattttaacaaaatggGGGAAAACTGAATATATGACCATGACCACTGacatatttgtgtatttaaaacacGGAATTTGTGTGAAATAGCTTATTGAATtttcacaaattaaataaagcaCAATCATATGTTGTTTTTGCGGTTTGTCGTCAAGATGATGGATATGTGGATTGCATATTAAGCTTTTACAACTATTTCCCATGTGCTTTGTATGAAAATGATGTAGAAGAACAGATTAAATCTGCAAAAAACAATTCTTCCCATTAGAGTTAATTAGAGTATTTTTTCGATTCATTGTTTAGTCTACGGGACAGCAAAAATACTAACAAGGCTCCATGAGTTGGTATGGAGACTAGAGGTGTCAAGCCCTGGTTGATGTCTTAAAGTCggttgttttgtctgacaaCAAATCCCAAACTGCAAAAtactatttttacaaaaaaaaatctgaaatagtCAAGTTTAAAATACTGGAAACAACAAATGTGTTTCTGCTAGATAAAAAGCCTTAATTAATTTATCAACTAATAACTAGTTtcattactactactacacataggcttcattaataaaaaagagCATTTAGCAATAGGCCATTTATTGTGAGACAGTAGGTATTAGACCATAAAATATAGCCCTAGTTATTCCAATACATACGTTTCCAGCAGGAAATGGCTTGTCTCAATGGCAAATAGCTTTACAATCAAGCAACTAAAGTTACTCTAACACTGAGGGTTGTGCATGGCTCCAGGTCAGAATACAGCATAGTTTATCGTTAAGCCTCTCCCGGGTTGACAAAGAGCCCCAGACCTGTCTGGCTCTATGAGTAGCAGCGTGGTTTTATTGTCAAGTAAGTCAGTGGCTCGTGTATTCCACAGGGTCTCGCTAGGATCAAGCCCAAAGGACTCTGGTGGGGCGGTGCGGATGTGCGGCTCCTCCCGAGTTCATTCATTGCTGATAGGGGGAAGCTGCTTCTCAATGAATCGTTTGACATCCACCATTTCCTGCGCAGATAAAGAAAaggatagatatagatatagatatatata includes the following:
- the LOC117937975 gene encoding regulator of G-protein signaling 20 isoform X2, encoding MGSERVEMRKRQLQVHQEAAASVLQERYRMGNTPTNASNACCFCWCCCCSCSCLTVRSEDEAIQRTTFEHRPEGATNCEESLKPTLDDARSWPMSFEKVMKSAAGRACFRQFLRTEFSEENMMFWLACEELKKETNKTVVEEKVRQIYEDFISILSPKEVSLDSRVREVINRNMLEPTSHTFEDAQQQIYTLMQRDSYPRFINSSEYADLLKSLEEPPPEP
- the LOC117937975 gene encoding regulator of G-protein signaling 20 isoform X1 — encoded protein: MGSERVEMRKRQLQVHQEAAASVLQERYRMGNTPTNASNACCFCWCCCCSCSCLTVRSEDEAIQRTTFEHRPEGATNCEETSLKPTLDDARSWPMSFEKVMKSAAGRACFRQFLRTEFSEENMMFWLACEELKKETNKTVVEEKVRQIYEDFISILSPKEVSLDSRVREVINRNMLEPTSHTFEDAQQQIYTLMQRDSYPRFINSSEYADLLKSLEEPPPEP